A genomic segment from Rhizoctonia solani chromosome 11, complete sequence encodes:
- a CDS encoding The BTB (BR-C, ttk and bab)/POZ (Pox virus and Zinc finger) domain — translation MTPSTVLANLRIDAMFYQLDGLVDQCDEFTKSQSRVSSLPSRYLIVGTQYKHAEIEDIETQMSTAMIGRAWRTWVTEDVLQKEPLLSIERPESRTGFNALREVAAVERFIQSQVPDFGPWRLVGWHIQRQVGTWEVSSQLMVVLEDTKNRKRTEPFESNL, via the exons ATGACACCATCAACTGTCTTGGCCAACTTGCGCATCGACGCCATGTTCTATCAACTCGATGGGCTAGTGGATCAATGTGACGAGTTCACAAAGTCTCAGTCTAGGGTGTCGTCTCTCCCTAGCCGCTACTTGATTGTTGGCACCCAGTATAAGCATGCAGAAATCGAAGACATTG AAACGCAAATGTCAACGGCCATGATTGGCAGAGCATGGCGAACATGGGTGACAGAGGACGTACTACAGAAGGAACCTCTTTTATCAATAGAACGGCCTGAATCTCGTACTGGATTTAATGCACTGCGCGAAGTGGCTGCGGTCGAGAGGTTCATCCAGTCTCAAGTACCAGATTTTGGTCCTTGGCGACTCGTAGGATGGCACATACAGAGACAGGTTGGAACATGGGAAGTGAGCTCTCAATTGATGGTTGTTTTGGAGGATACCAAGAATCGGAAGCGAACCGAGCCTTTTGAGAGTAACTTGTGA
- a CDS encoding peptidyl-Lys metalloendopeptidase: MISTASFGLALVSLWGAGIVSAAPSLTLSTFGPTSVSDVSALKITTSIKNTGTETLRLLNDPNSALSTWETDSFHVTRAESSLVASPALNFTGLRVKYSPQAAAKLNKPELFTVIAPGATVNITHSLASTYDFSGKGGGAGKYKLKSSQRARTFLSIGADGTITPLEATEDKIAEVAVSGRLSGPKLQPSAKGAAQASGSFQQASGISKRALVRGCNNDQINQILTAADRANNMAHGAHGFLRDGPWATRRWQEWFGGWDQNRYNLVWGHYDKIRFNPPDFLYDCTCTDEGIYAYVVIPGHFKEVYLCGAFWRAPMEGTDSKAGTIIHEASHFPEYAGTSDHAYGQGACRDLARNDPNRAAMNADSHEYFAENQPWLGQ, encoded by the exons ATGATCTCCACTGCATCCTTTGGACTGGCTCTTGTCTCACTCTGGGGTGCTGGCATTGTCTCTGCGGCACCGAGTCTCACTCTGAGCACCTTTG GCCCAACGTCCGTTTCCGACGTCTCGGCGCTTAAAATCACCACATCCATCAAGAACACGGGAACTGAGACACTTCGCTTGCTCAACGACCCCAACTCTGCACTTTCCACTTGGGAGACCGATAGCTTCCATGTTACTCGCGCCGAGTCCAGTCTGGTTGCCAGCCCTGCACTGAACTTTACTGGTCTTCGG GTCAAGTATAGTCCGCAAGCAGCCGCAAAGCTCAACAAACCCGAGCTATTTACTGTCATCGCCCCAGGAGCGACAGTTAATATTACACACAGTC TGGCATCAACGTACGACTTTTCCGGGAAGGGTGGTGGAGCTGGCAAGTACAAGCTCAAATCCTCTCAACGAGCCCGAACCTTCCTCTCCATTGGCGCGGATGGCACCATCACACCGCTCGAGGCAACTGAAGATAAAATTGCCGAAGTCGCAGTCTCTGGTCGTCTTTCTGGGCCCAAGCTTCAGCCAAGCGCAAAAGGTGCTGCTCAAGCGAGTGGTTCTTTCCAGCAGGCGTCCGGAATTTCGAAGCGTGCGCTCGTGAGAGGGTGCAATAATGATCAGATCAACCAGATTTTGACCGCTGCTGATCGGGCAAATAACATGGCCCATGGGGCCCACGG CTTCTTACGCGATGGTCCCTGGGCTACGAGGCGTTGGCAAGAG TGGTTCGGAGGTTGGGATCAGAACAGATACAACTTGGTCTGGGGGCACTACGAT AAAATTCGCTTCAACCCTCCCGACTTTCTTTATGACTGCACTTGCACTGATGAG GGAATCTACGCATATGTTGTTATTCCCGGACATTTTAAGGAAGTTTACCTCT GCGGCGCATTCTGGCGTGCACCGATGGAAGGCACCGACTCGAAAGCAGGAACAATTATCCATGAGGCATCCCACTTCCCAGAGTACGCCGGTACTTCTGACCACGCATACGGTCAAGGAGCATGCCGCGACCTTGCGAGGAATGATCCGAACCGGGCAGCTATGAACGCAGA TTCGCACGAATACTTTGCTGAGAATCAGCCATGGTTGGGCCAGTAG